Proteins encoded by one window of Juglans regia cultivar Chandler chromosome 15, Walnut 2.0, whole genome shotgun sequence:
- the LOC108993032 gene encoding uncharacterized protein LOC108993032 yields the protein MAAFMSMKTTKTKKMKRTDLELDCFHDDFSDLSLSSPARKIRRLDAELPPIMEEEPEIPRGVREGVGVTDAFELESEYPFNDEKAIVLFKPLNRPPLLHSPASDLSLSVDSHIMSGFKNQLFGSNQYGQVKSAEEEEPIKDENNGCLAVVPWVPSHRRPAPATEVPQLMEEAEEMVAAMDIEEDNNKSNASIEQSHPSVHNMYGGIVGSESLYQWQQQHCMIPQLPQNTYTPISWFR from the exons ATGGCTGCCTTCATGAGCATGAAAACAACCAAGACcaagaagatgaaaaggacCGACCTTGAGCTCGACTGCTTCCACGACGACTTctccgatctctctctctcttcccccgcTCGAAAGATTCGCCGCCTG GATGCGGAGTTGCCGCCAATTATGGAGGAAGAGCCAGAGATTCCTCGGGGAGTACGAGAAGGAGTTGGAGTTACTGACGCTTTTGAATTGGAATCGGAATATCCGTTCAATGATGAGAAGGCCATTGTTCTCTTCAAGCCTTTAAATAGACCTCCTCTTTTACATTCTCCGGCTtcggatctctctctctccgttgaTTCTCACATAATGTCTGGCTTTAAGA ATCAATTATTTGGGTCAAACCAGTATGGTCAAGTAAAATCAGCTGAAGAAGAGGAACCCATAAAAGACGAGAATAATGGTTGTTTGGCTGTTGTTCCTTGGGTTCCATCTCACCGTCGTCCTGCTCCGGCCACCGAGGTTCCCCAGTTGATGGAGGAGGCTGAAGAAATGGTTGCAGCTATGGATATTGAAGAAGATAACAACAAAAGCAATGCGAGCATAGAGCAAAGCCACCCAAGTGTGCATAATATGTACGGTGGAATTGTGGGAAGCGAGAGCTTATATCAGTGGCAGCAACAGCATTGCATGATACCACAGCTTCCCCAAAACACATACACTCCCATTTCATGGTTCcggtaa
- the LOC108993022 gene encoding uncharacterized protein LOC108993022 — translation MGGGMEANKNKFIEDWGSARENLEHNFRWTRRNFALVGIFGLAVPILVYKGIVREFHMQDEDAGRPYRKFL, via the exons atgggggGAGGAATGGAGGCGAACAAAAACAAGTTTATAGAGGACTGGGGCAGTGCCCGTGAGAACCTCGAGCACAACTTCCGCTGGACTCGCCGCAACTTCGCCCTCGTCGGCATCTTCGGTCTCGCCGTCCCCATCCTCGTCTACAAGGGCATCGTCCGTGAATTC CATATGCAAGATGAGGATGCAGGCAGACCGTACAGGAAGTTTCTGTGA